One genomic region from Oncorhynchus clarkii lewisi isolate Uvic-CL-2024 chromosome 21, UVic_Ocla_1.0, whole genome shotgun sequence encodes:
- the LOC139378961 gene encoding chromodomain-helicase-DNA-binding protein 3-like isoform X3 gives MSSPLRSCEEYKGMLVNSKGGDFDEEEDDGDLDENASDINSPAAPRETATLAAPEEEGGALDRDSLGRKKRGPKKKKETKKKEKEKEKEGKLSKAKKRKKIDSDVERDSERERDYGENSDSAASIFACEKKKKKKHKEKKEKKKLKMKKDNGDSTQEETIKPIEQKTSAQLAKDWGLEDVDHTFTEDDYRTLTNYKAFSQSMRPMIAKKNPKIPMSKMMTILGVKWREFSSNNPFKGSGAAAVAAAAAAAAIAVAEQVSTASPSPEPPPPRKQPQTPRLAPQPPPPLRKAKTKEGKGPGYKKSRSKSPRVLAERKKAVAAAAAAAVAAAAAAKAKKMAPIRIKLGPLGNKRKKSSSSGDDVEEEDSEQEDSSVHSSSVRSDSSPRVKKNKRGRPAKKKKKMLGEGDVEVDGYETDHQDYCEVCQQGGEIILCDTCPRAYHLVCLEPELEKAPEGKWSCPHCEKEGIQWEAKDEDFEEFEEESEDMVVPEVPGVGLLVGLEEEEDEHMEFCRVCKDGGELLCCDTCPSSYHIHCLNPPLPEIPNGEWLCPRCTCPAIKGRVQRILHWRWGEPPDPVPVLPAPDSPPDAPPPPPMKGRAEREFFVKLAGQSYWHCTWITELQLEIFHSVMFRNYQRKTDMDEPPSLDYGSGGEEESVKSEKRRLKDPDYAALDDKFYKYGIKPEWMMVHRIINHSVDKKGIYHYLVKWRDLTYDQCTWERDNLEMPEFVIHKANYWAHRDEVMKEAPDMPRRMRSMRMEESEDPHRSPVNDPTIKYEEQPDFVTATGGTLHLYQLEGLNWLRFSWAQGTDTILADEMGLGKTIQTIVFLYSLFKEGHTRGPFLVSAPLSTIINWEREFEMWAPDFYVVTYTGDKDSRAIIRENELTFDDTAIRGGKKAFKLRREAPIKFHVLLTSYELVTIDQTSLKSIDWACLVVDEAHRLKNNQSKFFRRLNDYKIDHKLLLTGTPLQNNLEELFHLLNFLTPNRFNNLEGFLEEFADISKEDQIQKLHDLLGPHMLRRLKADVFKNMPAKTELIVRVELSPMQKKYYKLILTRNFEALNSKGGGNQVSLLNIMMDLKKCANHPYLFPVASMEARKTASGAYEGTDLTKASGKLTLLQKMMRKLKDQGHRVLVFSQMTKMLDLLEDFLDFEGYKYERIDGGVTGALRQEAIDRFNAPGAPQFCFLLSTRAGGLGINLATADTVFIFDSDWNPHNDIQAFSRAHRIGQANKVMIYRFVTRASVEERITQVAKRKMMLTHLVVRPGLGSKAGSMSKQELDDILKFGTEELFKDEIESGDNRDDEGSVIHYDSSAIERLLDRSQDATDDTDMQNMNEYLSSFKVARYMVREEDKIEEVEREIIKQEECVDPEYWEKLLRHHYEQQQEDLASKLGKGKRNRKPVNYNDAAQEDQDWHTGISDNQSEYSVGSEEEDEDFDERPEGSRRQSRRQMRNERDKPLPPLLARVAGNLEVLGFNTRQRKAFLNAVMRWGMPAQDAFSCQWLVRDLRGKSEKEFKAYVSLFMRHLCEPVADGAETFADGVPREGLCRQPVLTRIGVMSLVKKKIQEFEHINGRWSLPELKPEMKPEALRPEVSVSSSSRASSPGGTMKTATPTPDPSCTSDNTPCTSKPATPAPSEKLEKNGKDGEKEEGEKEEGKAPSEPEKDGEKETEGGKAVEGNRSADPEVPPIPTKGAPQELSPSTTTDREESGTKEEGKETKTTDTPPAPVEEKKGEEESTGGAPGRTTKQGLAVKDEKPGSVTLSPGEKMEEEEKGREKENDKGSEEAPVATEASDNKEKMDRQLPSDVMKEEVKGEKDAGKEVAKEEVAKDTLPKPPIIPPERRRFMFNIADGGFTELHTLWQNEERAAISSGKMNEIWHRRHDFWLLAGIVLHGYARWQDIQNDPQFAIVNEPFKSQANKGNFLEMKNKFLARRFKLLEQALVIEEQLRRAAYLNMTQDPVHPAMALNARFAEVECLAESHQHLSKESLAGNKPANAVLHKVLNQLEELLSDMKADVTRLPATLSRVPPIAARLQMSERSILSRLASKGTDTHTPPTIPPGPYATPQNFGPAFTPVPPGVLPMGGANYSQMPPGSFVSEAPEAPGGGGAGFLKTKEHDIMQRQRVVDLWKDGKSEGSIGQELRMPKSTVHSIIVKYRLSNTVENLPRNGRPKKP, from the exons atgtcctctcctctccggtCCTGTGAGGAATACAAGGGCATGTTGGTTAATTCCAAAGGAGGAGATTTTGATGAAGAAGAGGACGACGGAGATCTAGACGAGAACGCAAGCGACATAAACTCGCCGGCGGCGCCTCGAGAAACTGCAACACTAGCCGCGCCAG AGGAAGAAGGGGGGGCATTGGACAGGGACAGTCTAGGGAGGAAGAAACGAGGGcccaagaagaagaaggagacaaagaagaaggagaaagagaaagagaaagaaggaaaacTCTCCAAAGCTAAAAAACGGAAAAAGATT gacagtgatgtagagagggactcggagagagagagagactatggaGAGAACTCTGACAGTGCAGCCAGCATCTTCGCCTgtgagaaaaagaagaagaagaaacacaaggagaagaaggagaaaaaaaaactaaagatGAAAAAAGACAATGGGGACAGCACGCAAGAGGAGACAATAAAG CCAATAGAACAGAAGACGTCTGCCCAGCTGGCTAAAGATTGGGGTCTGGAGGATGTGGATCATACCTTCACTGAAGATGACTACCGCACACTCACCAACTACAAAGCCTTTAGCCAGTCTATGAG GCCCATGATCGCCAAGAAGAACCCTAAGATCCCCATGTCCAAGATGATGACCATCCTGGGGGTCAAGTGGAGGGAGTTCAGTTCCAACAACCCCTTCAAGGGCTCAGGTGCTGCGGCCGTGGCAGCTGCAGCCGCGGCCGCCGCCATTGCCGTCGCCGAGCAGGTCTCAACCGCTTCCCCATCCCCGGAGCCCCCACCGCCCCGGAAGCAGCCCCAAACCCCCCGGCTGGCCCCCCAGCCGCCGCCCCCGCTCCGcaaggccaagaccaaagaggGCAAAG GCCCTGGATATAAGAAGAGTCGCAGTAAGAGTCCTCGTGTTCTGGCTGAGAGGAAGAAGGCGGTGGCAGCGGCTGCGGCAGCAGCAGTAGCGGCGGCAGCAGCAGCGAAGGCCAAGAAGATGGCTCCCATACGCATCAAACTAGGGCCTCTAGGCAACAAGAGGAAGAAGAGCAGCTCT aGTGGGGATGATGTTGAGGAGGAAGATTCGGAGCAGGAGGACTCCAGTGTCCACAGCTCCTCGGTCCGCTCCGACAGCTCGCCCCGCGTCAAGAAGAACAAAAGAGGACGGCCcgccaagaagaagaagaaaa tgctGGGTGAGGGTGATGTGGAGGTGGATGGTTATGAGACAGACCACCAGGACTACTGTGAGGTCTGCCAGCAGGGAGGGGAGATTATTCTGTGTGACACCTGTCCCAGAGCCTACCACCTGGTCTGTCTGGAGCCTGAGCTGGAGAAGGCCCCCGAGGGCAAGTGGAGCTGCCCCCATTGT gagaaagaggggaTCCAGTGGGAAGCGAAGGATGAGGACTTTGAGGAGTttgaggaggagagtgaggacaTGGTGGTACCAGAAGTACCTGGGGTTGGACTGCTGGTAggactggaggaagaggaggatgagcacATGGAGTTCTGCAGGGTCTGTAAGGATGGGGGGGAACTATTATGCTGCGACACCTGTCCCTCCTCCTACCACATCCACTGTCTCAACCCGCCCCTGCCTGAGATCCCCAACGGAGAGTGGCTGTGTCCGCGCTGCACT TGTCCTGCCATCAAAGGCAGGGTACAGAGGATCCTCCACTGGCGATGGGGCGAGCCCCCCGATCCTGTACCCGTGCTCCCCGCCCCTGATTCCCCCCCTGATGCTCCCCCGCCACCCCCCATGAAGGGCAGGGCCGAGAGAGAGTTCTTTGTCAAGCTGGCCGGACAGTCCTACTGGCACTGTACCTGGATCACTGaactacag CTGGAGATCTTCCACTCGGTAATGTTCCGTAACTACCAGAGGAAGACAGATATGGACGAGCCTCCCAGTCTGGACTATGGgtcggggggagaggaggagagtgttaAGAGTGAGAAGAGGAGGCTGAAAGACCCTGACTATGCTGCCCTGGATGACAAATTCTATAAATACGGCATTAAGCCTGAATGGATGATGGTCCACCGCATCATCAACCACAG TGTGGACAAGAAGGGGATATACCACTACCTGGTCAAGTGGAGAGACCTGACCTACGACCAGTGCACATGGGAGAGAGACAATCTGGAAATGCCAGAGTTTGTCATCCACAAGGCCAACTACTGGGCACACAG gGATGAGGTGATGAAGGAGGCCCCAGACATGCCGAGGAGGATGAGGAGCatgaggatggaggagagcgAAGACCCACACAGATCACCTGTCAACGAC CCTACGATAAAGTACGAGGAGCAGCCAGACTTTGTGACAGCGACGGGGGGCACTCTGCACCTGTACCAGCTGGAGGGGCTCAACTGGCTGCGTTTCAGCTGGGCACAGGGCACTGACACCATCCTGGCAGATGAGATGGGGCTGGGCAAGACTATCCAGACCATcgtcttcctctactcactcttTAAAGAG GGCCACACCCGTGGCCCGTTCCTCGTGAGTGCCCCCCTCTCCACCATCAttaactgggagagagagtttgagaTGTGGGCCCCGGACTTCTACGTGGTGACCTACACAGGGGACAAGGACAGCAGAGCAATCATCAGAGAGAACGAGCTGACCTTTGACGACACGGCCATTAGGGGAGGGAAGAAAGCCTTCAAACTGAGG aGAGAAGCCCCAATAAAGTTCCATGTCCTGTTGACCTCCTATGAGCTGGTGACGATAGACCAGACCTCCCTGAAGTCTATAGACTGGGCCTGTCTAGTGGTGGACGAAGCCCATCGCCTCAAGAACAATCAGAGCAAG TTCTTCAGACGTCTGAATGACTATAAGATTGACCACAAGCTGCTGCTGACTGGTACTCCTCTCCAGAACAACCTGGAGGAGCTGTTCCACCTGCTCAACTTCCTCACTCCCAACCGCTTCAA TAACCTGGAGGGGTTCCTGGAGGAGTTTGCCGACATCTCCAAGGAGGACCAGATCCAGAAGCTACATGACCTGCTGGGCCCACACATGTTGAGGAGGCTGAAGGCTGACGTCTTCAAGAACATGCCGGCCAAGACAGAGCTCATCGTACGAGTGGAACTCAGCCCCATGCAGAA GAAATACTACAAGTTGATTCTGACGAGGAACTTTGAGGCTCTGAACTCGAAAGGAGGAGGTAACCAGGTGTCTCTACTCAACATCATGATGGACCTGAAGAAGTGTGCCAACCACCCCTACCTCTTCCCTGTCGCCTCCATG GAGGCCCGTAAGACTGCAAGCGGAGCGTACGAGGGCACGGACCTCACAAAGGCTTCTGGGAAACTGACTCTTCTGCAAAAGATGATGAGAAAACTGAAGGACCAAGGACACCGCGTGCTCGTCTTCTCACAG ATGACTAAGATGTTGGACCTGTTGGAGGACTTCCTGGACTTTGAGGGTTATAAGTACGAGAGGATCGACGGAGGAGTCACAGGGGCTCTGAGACAGGAGGCCATAGACCGGTTCAATG ctCCTGGTGCGCCTCAGTTCTGTTTCCTGCTGTCCACCAGGGCAGGGGGTTTGGGTATTAACCTGGCTACAGCTGACACCGTCTTCATCTTCGACTCAGACTGgaacccccacaatgacatccaG GCGTTCAGTCGCGCCCACCGCATCGGGCAGGCCAACAAGGTGATGATATACCGCTTCGTGACCCGTGCCAGTGTGGAGGAGCGCATCACCCAGGTGGCCAAGAGGAAGATGATGTTGACCCACCTCGTGGTACGGCCCGGCCTGGGCTCCAAGGCTGGATCCATGTCCAAACAGGAGCTGGACGACATCCTCAAGTTTGGCACCGAGGAGCTGTTCAAGGACGAGATTGAAT CGGGAGACAACAGGGACGATGAGGGCAGTGTGATCCACTACGACAGCTCGGCCATCGAGAGGTTGCTGGACCGGAGCCAGGACGCTACGGATGACACGGACATGCAGAACATGAACGAATACCTGAGCTCCTTCAAAGTGGCCCGATACATGGTCCGAGAGGAGGataag ATTGAGGAGGTGGAGCGTGAGATCATTAAGCAGGAGGAGTGTGTGGACCCAGAATACTGGGAGAAGCTGCTGAGACATCACTATGAGCAACAACAGGAGGACCTGGCTAGTAAACTGGGCAAGGGCAAGAGGAACCGCAAGCCTGTCAACTACAACGACGCAGCACAGGAGGACCAAG ACTGGCATACTGGTATTTCAGATAACCAGTCCGAGTACTCTGTGGGCTccgaggaggaggatgaagacttCGACGAGAGACCAGAAG gtTCTCGCAGACAGTCCCGCCGCCAGATGAGGAACGAGAGAGACAAGCCGTTGCCCCCCCTGTTGGCCAGAGTGGCCGGCAACCTGGAG GTGTTGGGCTTCAACACGCGCCAGCGGAAGGCCTTCCTAAACGCGGTGATGCGTTGGGGCATGCCCGCCCAGGACGCCTTCTCCTGCCAGTGGCTGGTCAGAGACCTGAGGGGCAAGAGCGAGAAGGAGTTCAA ggCGTATGTGTCTCTGTTCATGCGTCACCTGTGTGAGCCCGTGGCCGACGGCGCCGAGACGTTCGCCGACGGCGTGCCGAGGGAGGGCCTGTGCCGTCAGCCCGTGCTGACCCGCATCGGGGTCATGTCCCTGGTCAAGAAGAAG ATCCAGGAGTTTGAGCACATCAACGGGCGGTGGAGTCTCCCAGAGCTGAAGCCAGAGATGAAGCCTGAGGCTCTGAGGCCAGaggtcagtgtgtcttcctccTCCAGAGCCTCCTCCCCTGGAGGGACCATGAAGACTGCTACGCCCACCCCTGACCCCAGCTGTACCTCAGACAACACCCCCTGCACCTCCAAACCAG CTACCCCTGCTCCCTCAGAGAAACTAGAGAAGAACGGGAAAgacggagagaaggaggagggagagaaggaggagggtaaGGCCCCGTCTGAgccagagaaagatggagagaaagagacggaaGGGGGTAAAGCGGTAGAGGGCAACAGGAGTGCAGATCCTGAAGTG CCTCCAATCCCTACGAAAGGTGCTCCGCAAGAATTATCCCCTAGtacaacaacagacagggaagagagtgGTACaaaagaggaggggaaagaaacAAAAACGACTGACACCCCTCCGGCCCcagtggaggagaagaaaggagaagaggagagtacgGGGGGCGCACCGGGAAGAACAACTAAACAAGGGTTGGCGGTCAAAGATGAGAAACCAGGTAGTGTAACGCTCTCACCTGGcgagaagatggaggaggaggagaaggggagagagaaggagaacgaCAAGGGGAGTGAGGAAGCCCCTGTCGCCACAGAAGCATCAGACAACAAGGAGAAGATGGACAGACAGCTACCCTCTGACGTGATGAAAG AGGAAGTAAAAGGTGAAAAGGATGCTGGGAAAGAAGTGGCGAAGGAGGAGGTTGCCAAAGACACCTTGCCGAAACCCCCCATCATCCCACCCGAGCGACGGCGCTTCATGTTCAACATCGCTGACGGGGGCTTCACGG AGCTTCATACGCTGTGGCAGAACGAGGAGCGGGCGGCCATCTCTTCTGGGAAGATGAATGAGATCTGGCACCGGCGGCACGACTTCTGGCTGCTGGCGGGAATCGTTCT TCATGGGTACGCGAGGTGGCAGGACATCCAGAACGACCCCCAGTTCGCCATTGTCAACGAGCCCTTCAAGTCGCAGGCCAACAAGGGCAACTTCCTGGAGATGAAGAACAAGTTCCTGGCCCGCCGCTTCAAG TTATTAGAGCAGGCCCTGGTGATTGAGGAGCAACTGAGGAGGGCAGCCTACCTGAATATGACCCAGGACCCGGTCCACCCCGCCATGGCCCTGAACGCCCGCTTCGCCGAGGTGGAGTGTTTGGCTGAGTCCCACCAGCACCTCAGCAAGGAGTCCCTGGCCGGGAACAAACCTGCCAACGCAGTGCTGCACAAGG TGCTGAACCAGTTGGAGGAGCTGCTGAGTGACATGAAGGCTGACGTGACGCGGCTCCCTGCCACACTGTCCCGAGTCCCGCCCATCGCCGCACGCCTGCAGATGTCAGAGAGGAGCATCCTCAGCAGACTAGCCAGCAAGGGTaccgacacacacactcccccg accATCCCTCCAGGACCCTACGCCACTCCTCAGAACTTTGGACCCGCCTTCACCCCCGTCCCCCCGGGAGTCTTACCCATGGGAGGGGCCAACTACAGCCAGATGCCCCCTGGATCTTTCGTATCAG AAGCCCCAGAAGCCCCGGGTGGCGGCGGCGCCGGCTTCCTGAAGACCAAGGAGCACGACATCATGCAGAGGCAGCGCGTGGTCGACCTGTGGAAGGACGGCAAATCGGAGGGGTCCATCGGGCAGGAGCTGAGGATGCCTAAGTCCACGGTGCACAGCATCATCGTCAAGTACCGCCTCAGTAACACCGTGGAGAACCTGCCCCGCAACGGACGGCCCAAGAAACcctga